The following proteins are encoded in a genomic region of Aquella oligotrophica:
- a CDS encoding ankyrin repeat domain-containing protein: MIIIFSITLIVIIMLILLIAKFNEPRLTIYLGEYFNTYLFSLIFIVTIVGLLLYFFSTYWVWIIVGATLIIGYLLWKVLSPLFQYAILSDITCCSKEKYSPITIRTADKRKYAIFEKHGDTIVKQLISNQTLAKFIQLELLPNDDYFEVERIIKKSFEIDKLESQKQLISVINFFQEAYNKEKLTTRWWLDLITLILTGEEIDRNELDNYSIDLYEKNLSYDSYQNLLEIAYNEGNLGNGYTLLRILVNSGVKFKQTEVWQQKLFNNFLGTITYGNFEEAGFLLFAGFDINFINADGDTILHKLCSIDNYKNKDSDFLYIIDARWVKEERDHWQFMVSSEKEDLTNRKEKFILNAIGFLVKSGANLNSLDRGNCSPLALACFSLLNYNLIRSFIHCGADVDNINGENNLNGYYTTPLEIVLNNFVKEKKKEWLAIAITLLNSKATTKNLDSHLLRSLIYSDGDYFLSNYFDRGFGSGVNLLFEVIKLIVKNGYPINQTMKNDYVDIQSNDCLFNWVVDSPRACNYDLVEFLIKNGAELNQAQNNGITPLVNVIDKKLYSIARLLIRNGVNANQPAYLSLSEHGYRGNWEGSFITYPLHAACEQEALSIVELLIDNGAEVNVQTLLETTSGDIRHTVYSFTTLESPRGCIGSESRRTWLVGRLIGYTPLHYACSTHRLDIIDYLLKQGANINLAANNGVTPLMVACWNTNNYVIQHLIRKGADVNIRIFKAKEDHIQEWFYPIKIYLKECRETKQYMLDTVRLLTNHGAKFHDKQDLDNAIKLLQSESFSEAKLINDYLVSNQALLIG; this comes from the coding sequence ATGATTATTATATTTTCAATTACTTTGATTGTTATTATTATGTTGATATTACTTATAGCAAAATTTAATGAACCTAGACTAACGATATATCTAGGGGAGTATTTTAATACATATCTATTTAGCCTAATTTTTATTGTTACAATTGTTGGACTATTATTATACTTTTTCTCAACTTACTGGGTATGGATAATTGTTGGGGCTACTTTAATTATTGGCTATCTATTGTGGAAGGTACTATCTCCGCTATTTCAATATGCTATTTTGTCAGATATTACATGTTGCTCAAAAGAAAAGTATAGCCCAATAACAATAAGGACAGCTGATAAAAGAAAATATGCTATATTTGAAAAACATGGTGATACTATTGTTAAACAGTTAATAAGTAACCAAACTTTAGCAAAATTTATTCAACTTGAGTTGTTGCCTAATGATGATTATTTTGAGGTCGAAAGAATAATCAAAAAATCTTTTGAAATTGATAAATTAGAGAGTCAAAAACAGTTAATTAGTGTAATAAATTTTTTTCAAGAGGCATATAATAAAGAGAAATTAACAACTAGGTGGTGGCTAGACTTAATTACACTAATTCTAACAGGGGAAGAAATAGATAGAAATGAACTGGACAATTATTCTATAGATCTCTATGAAAAAAATTTATCCTATGATAGTTATCAAAATTTATTAGAAATTGCATATAATGAAGGAAATTTAGGAAATGGATATACTTTGTTACGTATTCTTGTTAATTCTGGAGTAAAGTTCAAGCAAACTGAGGTGTGGCAGCAAAAACTATTTAATAATTTTCTTGGAACCATTACTTATGGCAATTTTGAAGAGGCTGGATTTTTATTATTTGCTGGCTTTGACATCAATTTTATAAATGCAGATGGTGATACTATTTTACATAAATTATGTTCTATTGATAATTATAAAAATAAAGACTCTGACTTCCTCTATATTATAGATGCAAGATGGGTAAAAGAAGAAAGAGACCACTGGCAGTTTATGGTCAGTTCAGAAAAGGAAGATTTAACGAATAGAAAAGAAAAGTTTATCTTGAATGCGATTGGATTCCTTGTAAAGAGTGGGGCTAATCTAAACTCTTTAGACAGGGGTAATTGTTCACCGCTAGCGCTTGCTTGTTTTTCTTTATTAAATTATAACTTAATAAGAAGCTTTATCCATTGTGGTGCGGATGTCGATAATATTAATGGCGAAAATAATCTTAATGGATATTACACAACTCCGTTAGAGATTGTCTTAAATAATTTTGTCAAAGAGAAAAAGAAGGAATGGTTAGCTATAGCAATTACTCTATTAAATAGTAAAGCCACTACTAAAAATTTAGATTCACATCTTTTACGAAGCCTTATTTATTCTGACGGTGATTATTTTTTGTCAAATTATTTTGATAGAGGTTTTGGTAGTGGTGTGAACTTACTTTTCGAAGTAATAAAATTAATTGTAAAAAATGGATATCCAATAAACCAAACGATGAAAAATGACTACGTCGATATTCAAAGCAATGATTGCTTATTCAATTGGGTAGTTGATTCTCCAAGAGCTTGTAATTATGATCTTGTGGAATTTCTTATTAAAAATGGCGCAGAATTAAATCAAGCCCAAAATAATGGAATAACCCCACTAGTTAATGTAATAGATAAAAAACTATATAGTATTGCACGATTACTAATTAGAAATGGCGTAAATGCTAACCAACCTGCTTATCTATCTTTGTCAGAACATGGGTATCGCGGAAATTGGGAGGGTAGTTTTATAACCTATCCTCTACATGCTGCCTGTGAGCAAGAAGCTTTATCTATCGTAGAATTATTAATTGATAATGGTGCAGAAGTTAATGTTCAAACTTTATTAGAAACAACTTCTGGAGATATCCGCCATACTGTATACAGTTTTACTACTCTGGAGAGTCCGAGAGGATGTATTGGCTCTGAGTCCCGAAGAACATGGTTAGTAGGGCGCCTAATTGGTTATACTCCACTTCATTATGCTTGCTCAACGCACAGATTAGACATAATTGATTACCTTCTTAAACAAGGTGCAAATATTAACCTAGCAGCAAATAATGGTGTAACTCCATTAATGGTGGCATGCTGGAATACCAATAATTATGTAATCCAACATTTAATTAGAAAAGGTGCAGATGTCAATATTAGAATATTTAAAGCAAAAGAAGATCACATACAAGAATGGTTTTATCCTATAAAAATTTATCTTAAAGAATGTCGAGAAACTAAGCAATATATGTTGGACACAGTTAGATTATTAACAAATCACGGGGCAAAATTTCATGATAAGCAAGATTTAGATAATGCAATAAAACTTCTTCAAAGTGAGAGTTTTTCAGAGGCTAAGTTAATTAATGATTATCTCGTAAGTAATCAGGCTTTATTAATCGGATAA
- a CDS encoding thaumatin family protein yields the protein MNNKKLIWAMTAYIAGVSSLLVGCSGGNSSSSSGNTGLVFNTNAITVTNGSSGELFLTLQESGISGLKVAINSSNTGVASVTPGECILSSESNGPNSCEILVNGLSNGTANITATAAGFNVTPVNATVQSNTIQGSLSFSKNSESIALGSTNYVYLSLNGSSGVSNLVVTLASTKPSVAKPEEQTCVLSSGINRKCEVTIDGIAIGNADITATATGYTSPTPMLANVESTANAGTISFSNTAIYTSPGSSSEVLLTLNDSSGVSDLHVGLKTTNHAIAQVSPESCVLSSGKHAVRSCTLQVSGLESGTTTLNATATGYSITPASVYVESTSYARTFTIQNNCESTIWVGSTGGSTDSLKADGTDSGSTACGTSNPGTVCPSGSSCTNAGKAGWICYFNPLQNSGNNYAIAPKSSIILGVPSTSYDPGNDFVWSGNMFARQLCDANGKCVVANCNTVNGGTDMTCTTGAQPPVTLAEITMLRKNPDSYDISIENGLNVGASFGPNNTTYSSSQTPFSCGIAGSTSSATSGGTTINASPWTFNPSGVEPNGSPITAPYFTWVSGDGTGTPCSDSSSCSNGDSCGYTESAVLSVNPVGNVPPPANYNLTCGKKLGYWSAAQIWFFNQNTATNLAPFGFSQTNGNSPYNNATLYACATPPLYSGYSLSSGQTTLNTCGATDWKNIATLAPGYSVQESNPNWLAVVLPNITWTKQGCPSCYTYPYDDASSSFTCDNVTPGSVTPNSTNYTVTFCPNN from the coding sequence ATGAATAATAAAAAATTAATTTGGGCAATGACAGCCTATATTGCTGGAGTCAGCAGCCTTCTTGTTGGTTGTAGCGGTGGCAACAGTAGCTCGAGTAGTGGAAATACGGGATTGGTATTTAATACCAACGCAATTACGGTAACTAATGGAAGCTCAGGGGAGTTATTTCTGACGCTTCAAGAAAGCGGAATCAGTGGGCTCAAAGTAGCAATAAATTCATCTAATACTGGAGTTGCAAGTGTAACCCCGGGAGAATGCATACTATCGAGCGAATCAAATGGTCCAAATAGCTGTGAGATTCTAGTTAATGGTCTTAGTAATGGTACAGCCAATATTACAGCTACAGCAGCAGGATTTAATGTAACACCAGTTAACGCTACTGTACAAAGTAATACAATCCAAGGATCACTATCGTTTAGCAAGAATTCAGAATCTATAGCCTTAGGTAGTACTAACTATGTCTATCTTAGTCTGAATGGAAGTTCCGGGGTTTCAAATCTTGTTGTAACGTTAGCATCAACTAAACCTTCCGTTGCCAAACCGGAGGAGCAAACATGCGTACTTTCCAGTGGTATTAATCGTAAATGTGAAGTAACTATCGACGGTATCGCAATTGGCAACGCAGATATTACTGCTACAGCTACTGGCTATACTAGCCCAACACCTATGCTGGCAAATGTCGAAAGCACTGCTAATGCAGGAACTATCTCTTTCAGTAATACCGCGATTTATACCTCACCAGGTAGTTCATCAGAAGTTTTATTAACCCTTAATGATAGTTCGGGAGTATCTGATCTTCATGTTGGGCTTAAAACAACTAATCATGCCATAGCTCAAGTTAGTCCCGAGTCATGTGTTCTTTCCAGTGGAAAACATGCTGTTCGTTCATGTACATTACAGGTTTCTGGACTAGAATCAGGAACTACTACGCTAAATGCAACTGCTACTGGTTATTCAATAACTCCAGCATCAGTATATGTTGAATCTACATCATACGCAAGAACCTTTACAATTCAGAATAACTGTGAATCAACTATTTGGGTTGGCTCTACGGGTGGATCAACTGATTCATTAAAAGCAGATGGAACTGATAGTGGCAGTACTGCCTGCGGAACAAGTAATCCAGGAACGGTATGTCCATCAGGAAGCTCATGTACAAATGCAGGAAAAGCTGGCTGGATTTGTTACTTTAACCCATTACAAAATTCTGGGAATAATTATGCAATTGCACCTAAATCATCAATAATTTTAGGTGTTCCTTCCACTTCCTACGATCCAGGCAATGACTTTGTTTGGTCTGGAAATATGTTTGCTCGCCAGTTATGTGATGCAAATGGTAAATGTGTAGTAGCTAATTGTAATACAGTCAATGGTGGCACAGATATGACTTGTACCACTGGTGCTCAACCACCAGTTACCCTAGCTGAAATAACCATGCTACGGAAAAATCCTGATAGCTATGATATTTCAATTGAGAATGGTTTAAATGTAGGAGCAAGCTTTGGTCCGAATAATACGACGTATAGCTCAAGCCAAACCCCATTTAGCTGTGGAATAGCAGGATCAACCAGTTCCGCAACTTCAGGTGGAACAACAATCAATGCCTCACCTTGGACATTTAACCCAAGTGGTGTAGAACCAAATGGATCCCCAATCACTGCTCCATATTTTACTTGGGTTAGTGGCGATGGAACAGGTACTCCATGCTCGGATAGCTCTAGTTGCAGTAATGGTGATTCTTGTGGCTATACCGAAAGTGCAGTATTATCTGTAAATCCAGTGGGCAATGTTCCTCCACCTGCAAACTATAACCTCACCTGTGGAAAAAAACTTGGTTATTGGTCGGCGGCACAAATCTGGTTCTTTAATCAAAATACAGCAACTAATCTTGCTCCATTTGGATTTAGTCAGACCAATGGAAATTCACCATATAATAATGCGACCCTCTATGCCTGTGCAACGCCGCCGTTATATTCGGGTTATAGCTTGTCATCAGGGCAAACCACGTTAAATACTTGTGGTGCTACCGACTGGAAAAACATTGCCACATTAGCACCAGGTTACTCAGTTCAGGAAAGTAATCCAAACTGGCTAGCTGTCGTACTACCGAATATTACTTGGACAAAACAAGGTTGCCCTAGTTGCTATACATATCCATATGATGATGCAAGTTCATCATTTACATGTGACAATGTAACTCCTGGCTCAGTCACTCCAAACTCAACTAATTATACGGTAACGTTCTGCCCAAATAATTAA
- a CDS encoding LysR family transcriptional regulator, protein MEIKNLYSNAQTFCRLIEIGSFSGVANKYGISQSTVSRRISILEEDLGTLLLKRNTRSFEVTEAGKKFYDLFISQEETLKETVKQFRNQQENEPYTIRISLPMGVIHSIISPQIPKYLHSHPNITILAFYQNREVDLVKENFDFAILRHIPQHTTLRIRKLYKCQFNLYCTPKYIEKHSEPRNLDELSGHLLVGAVMENNMEQPVIDVTTPDGKRILWRHQPRLMLNNSEPSLRMAKQNDVIIGGTDHMYHDELKKRELIKIMPNYKFATFDYYLVRLDNEQNPHVKEFIKFIENCFTEITEN, encoded by the coding sequence ATGGAAATTAAAAACCTATACAGTAATGCCCAAACTTTTTGCCGCTTAATTGAAATTGGAAGTTTTAGCGGTGTTGCCAACAAATATGGAATTAGCCAATCAACGGTTAGCCGGAGGATAAGTATTCTTGAAGAAGATTTGGGTACACTTTTACTAAAAAGGAATACCAGAAGCTTTGAAGTTACAGAAGCTGGCAAAAAATTCTATGACCTCTTTATTAGTCAAGAGGAAACATTGAAAGAAACGGTCAAACAATTTCGTAATCAACAAGAAAATGAACCATATACTATACGAATATCTTTACCAATGGGAGTTATACATAGTATTATTTCGCCACAAATTCCAAAATACCTACATTCTCATCCAAATATTACGATATTGGCATTTTATCAAAACCGTGAAGTTGACTTAGTAAAAGAAAACTTTGATTTTGCTATTTTGCGCCACATTCCTCAGCATACGACACTGCGGATTCGTAAACTTTATAAATGCCAGTTTAATCTGTATTGCACTCCAAAATACATAGAAAAGCATAGCGAACCTAGAAACCTTGACGAACTTAGTGGACACCTACTTGTTGGCGCTGTAATGGAAAACAATATGGAACAACCAGTAATTGATGTAACGACCCCTGATGGCAAACGGATTTTATGGCGACATCAACCAAGACTAATGCTAAATAACAGTGAGCCATCATTAAGAATGGCTAAGCAAAATGACGTAATCATTGGCGGCACAGATCATATGTATCATGATGAGCTCAAAAAAAGAGAGTTAATAAAAATAATGCCAAACTATAAATTTGCCACTTTTGACTATTACTTAGTACGCCTTGATAATGAACAAAACCCACATGTAAAAGAATTTATCAAATTTATAGAAAACTGTTTCACTGAAATAACAGAAAATTAG